The Paralichthys olivaceus isolate ysfri-2021 chromosome 2, ASM2471397v2, whole genome shotgun sequence genomic interval ACATTTGTGTTGAGATCTCAACCTCTATGTGTTTTATGATGTCTTTTTGGGGAGGGTTTCCTGGAGTCACCACAGCCAAAGTagtttgttgtttctctctttagAAAATAGGTTTGCGTTTTGAAATTAGTTGATGAAAGTTTTAAATTCTTGCTGATTGAGATGGGGATGATAAGAGAAACAATAGACTAGCCATTATTGTTTTTGAATGCTCTGAAATGCCAAATGTTAAACTGTTGCCACTTTATAATTGAGTGagaattatttattataattataattaataattataatttaaactGTAAGTGACTGTATTTCATATTGaaagtcaaatgtattttaaagggTTTGTAAAAGGAAAACATGGTATTTTTGTATTGACCTTTATTGACCTGATTTTGGTGTGAAGACTTTAATGGCATGAGGGACTGGACACAGATGTGGTGGGGAACTATCTGGGCTCTTATATTCCGCTGTGTATCGATTAGATGTTCTGTTAACACCTTTGTAATCTGTACTCTGATTCTCCTGCAGAAGGATTCTTCTCCTTCGATGTCACTCGCCCAGCTGGCAAAGGTAATGTATCTGTACATGCTGACTGAACTGCCTGAAAATGTTTCCTATTTAGTTAAATAGATTTGTCTCTTTTTGAATTTTGTGGTGTTGACGTCctacttttgttgtttttagacGGCCAACCTGGTCGATGCTAAAGCATCAGAAGAAGACAAGATTAGAGCCATGATGTCACAGTCAAACCATGAATATGAATCATTACAGTTAGTACACAAACATTTTGCTCTTGTATTTGCCCAAAGTTGTATTTTTTGAACATGAACAACATTCACTTATAGTTAGAAAAATAAGATTTACTTGTCTCTGTAGTTATTCCAAGAAGGCAGTTGGACCTCCACCTGCTCATTACATCTGCCATCGTTGTGGAAAGGATGGTCACAACATCCGGCAGTGCCCCATGCTGATGGTAAGGATCCTGCATCATTgcaatgtttttctctgttaagtacatttttaaagatgttaaatCTCAAATGAGTGATAATATTCTCTGTGAACCTTCAGGTCCAGGACAAGGGTGGTGAGCATGCTCAGCCAGTCAGGATAAGTAAGGGGATTCCTCAGAGTTTCATGGTGAAGGCAGAGCCTGGCACCAAAGGAGCCATGTTAACCAGCACTGGGGAATTTGCCATACCTGCAATAGATGCGTACGTGAAGGATgtccgcaaacacacacaatactacCTCCTCATGCAACAAAACTCATACTAGTATCAACTCATgtcatatttatctttttcattttatatccTCTGTGGTTTTTCACTTGTTATgacaaagattttaaaaatataaatgcaaatgtattgATACAGGACAGCGTATGCCAAGGGCAAGAAGGAGCGCCCTCCCTTTGTTCCACATGACCAGTCAACATCAGAGGATGATTCAGACCCTATCCCTTATGAACTCCTGTGTCCAATCTGCAATGAACTCATGCAAGACGCAGCAATTATACCCTGCTGCGGAAACAGTTACTGCAATGATTGTAAGTCCTTTCTCGTAACATGCATTAGTAATAGAAATCCATCTAAAATCTATGTTGCATTGTTTCAAACTCATTTGTGATGGTTGTCTTTGTGTTCCACTTTGTAAttgatatgtaaatatatatagacTGGGCAGGTTGAAGGGAATTTATTGTCATCTGAAACATTTATTCTTATAATAGGAGTGTACAGACGGAGTGTGTGTTAATTTGTTGGTCAAATGGATTATAGCTTTGAACTAAggactgtttgttttcaggtaTCAGGACTGCCTTATTAGATTCAGAGGAGCACATCTGCATCACATGCAAACAATCAGATGTTTCACCTGACAGTCTGAATGCCAACACATTTCTTCAACAGGTAACGCCTTTGAAACTCATGCTTTTTGATTAATGTCATATTTGTTTGACCAGAAGTGTGAAGcaaatctaaaatgtttttcttcatgcaGGCTATTGATAAAATCAGCATGGGAATCGGATGGGTTTATAAACACAAGCAGACCAAACCTGCAGCACTACCTCCACCTAGCCCTCAGTTGTCCAGACCTGCTGCATCTCTATCACAGGTCCAGCCCCCTGCACCCACTCCTCTTGATCCTCCTGTTGCTGTGACTGCtacgcctgctgctgctgctcctacTCTTCCTCAGGCTGCTTCTGGTGAAGGTCCAGATGTTTCACCAGCTCCTTCACCTGTCCCCGACCAACATTCTCCTATGCACTCCACCACCCAGATCAAACCACCCCCACCTCGGTAAGTTTAGTCCCATATAGTTTGTACAATGTCTATGGAActataaaatgtttgtattctAATATGTCGGCCTCTCAATGagtgtttctctccctctgaatCAGGTCCTACAGAGGTAGAGGAGATCacccccccgcccacctccATACAGCTCCACCTCCTGGACCTGCTCCTCAGGTGTACCCTCCTTCATCCCTGTACCCGCCCCCATTACAGCCCTACCCTCTTCCATGCCTGTACCCACCCCCACCAAAGCTCTACCCTCCTCCATCAGTGTACTCGCCCCCACGACAGCACTACCGTCGTCCCTACAATTCTGGCCTTAACCTTCCTCCTCCAACTGGTTACCCATCCCAGCCAATTTATGCACGTGAACCACCGGGGCTTAAACCTCTCTGGCTCTCCCCTGGTGTCCAGCCCCCTCTAGCCCACCTTGGACCCTCCTTCTCTCAGCCCCAAAGCTCTAAGGAAGATTTCTCCAGACAAAGGCACCAACAGGACAAGTGAGTAGTTTCTTTTTGATCTTGAGTCGTCCTACAGCTACAGCAGCTACAGATTTGGAATTGGTTTTAGTTACATTTAACTACAATTTACATAATTTACATTTGCGTAATCCTTCAAGCCATTCTGTCAATTTATTACATAatctgcttctttcttttttggtttCCTGATCATCTTCTCCATTCTTTCCTTTCCCAGGTCCCGGTCAAAA includes:
- the LOC109640347 gene encoding E3 ubiquitin-protein ligase RBBP6-like isoform X2; translation: MYLLLTKDSSPSMSLAQLAKTANLVDAKASEEDKIRAMMSQSNHEYESLHYSKKAVGPPPAHYICHRCGKDGHNIRQCPMLMVQDKGGEHAQPVRISKGIPQSFMVKAEPGTKGAMLTSTGEFAIPAIDATAYAKGKKERPPFVPHDQSTSEDDSDPIPYELLCPICNELMQDAAIIPCCGNSYCNDCIRTALLDSEEHICITCKQSDVSPDSLNANTFLQQAIDKISMGIGWVYKHKQTKPAALPPPSPQLSRPAASLSQVQPPAPTPLDPPVAVTATPAAAAPTLPQAASGEGPDVSPAPSPVPDQHSPMHSTTQIKPPPPRSYRGRGDHPPAHLHTAPPPGPAPQVYPPSSLYPPPLQPYPLPCLYPPPPKLYPPPSVYSPPRQHYRRPYNSGLNLPPPTGYPSQPIYAREPPGLKPLWLSPGVQPPLAHLGPSFSQPQSSKEDFSRQRHQQDKSRSKSRSPFSRSPYTLSRLRSRSRSYSYSPSRARSRSRSRGRSFPCSPHSRHNERSYRRSRSRSPTWFRHSGSPQCPPTLRAGPWEGAEGKGPFRSRSRSPGGFRSRSPGGQRHPPQELASYELKGPSPGGHDRWDRERYQQVLPRDYSPQGRGRRGREERGAHPHHPPSSSSSGTKSST
- the LOC109640347 gene encoding E3 ubiquitin-protein ligase RBBP6-like isoform X1; translation: MAQERLKDKNRDLLISNGQTDEDEEVLIPRKSSVIVRRTPSTRVKPYDRKFIVDRSDTVVVGSSRPKDSSPSMSLAQLAKTANLVDAKASEEDKIRAMMSQSNHEYESLHYSKKAVGPPPAHYICHRCGKDGHNIRQCPMLMVQDKGGEHAQPVRISKGIPQSFMVKAEPGTKGAMLTSTGEFAIPAIDATAYAKGKKERPPFVPHDQSTSEDDSDPIPYELLCPICNELMQDAAIIPCCGNSYCNDCIRTALLDSEEHICITCKQSDVSPDSLNANTFLQQAIDKISMGIGWVYKHKQTKPAALPPPSPQLSRPAASLSQVQPPAPTPLDPPVAVTATPAAAAPTLPQAASGEGPDVSPAPSPVPDQHSPMHSTTQIKPPPPRSYRGRGDHPPAHLHTAPPPGPAPQVYPPSSLYPPPLQPYPLPCLYPPPPKLYPPPSVYSPPRQHYRRPYNSGLNLPPPTGYPSQPIYAREPPGLKPLWLSPGVQPPLAHLGPSFSQPQSSKEDFSRQRHQQDKSRSKSRSPFSRSPYTLSRLRSRSRSYSYSPSRARSRSRSRGRSFPCSPHSRHNERSYRRSRSRSPTWFRHSGSPQCPPTLRAGPWEGAEGKGPFRSRSRSPGGFRSRSPGGQRHPPQELASYELKGPSPGGHDRWDRERYQQVLPRDYSPQGRGRRGREERGAHPHHPPSSSSSGTKSST